GTCCAACCTGCTGCTCGAGCACGCCGACCAGCGGCCTGGGGTCTGGGTTGCGCTGACCATGCGGAGCGAGCCGCGCAACCCTGCCGTCGACGCGCAACTGCTGCCGCACTTCGCGCACACCATCGAGGTGCCGGCGCTGCGGCACCACCTGGAGGACATGCACAAGCTGGTCCCCCATCTGCTCGGCCGACTCAACCGGGGCAACCACCTGACCATCTCGTCGTCCGCACTGGCCCAGCTGATGCGCCTGCCCTGGCTGGGCAACGTGGAGCAGCTACGGCGGGTCCTGCTGCGGGTGGCTCAGCACCGGCGGTCCGGGACGATCCAGCTCGACGATCTGCCGGGCGAGTGCCGCGCGACGACCCGTCGCCGGCTGACGCAGTTGGAGTCGCTGGAGCGGGACGCCGTGGTCAAGGCGCTGGTCATCCATCGCGGCAACAAGGACAAGGCCGCGAGCGATCTCGGCATGTCACGGGCGACCATCTACCGCAAGATCCGCGACTACGGGATCGTGCTGACGATCTGAAACTGCGTTGCGCCGGTCCGGGGTCGCCGGGAGACTTTCCGGATGGCTACTGATGGACGCGGTGGGATCGACGCTGGGCTGGTCCGGCGGCTGGTGAAGGCGCAGTTCCCGCAGTGGGCCGAGCTGCCGGTGGAGCCGGTGAAGGTCGACGGGTGGGACAACCGGACGTATCGGCTCGGCTCGACGATGACGGTCCGGCTGCCTTCGGCCGCGGCGTACGCGGGTGCCGTGGGCAAGGAGAACGAATGGATTCCGCGGCTCGCGCCGTACTTGCCGGTGCCCGTGCCGGAGGTGCTCGGCAACGGCGTACCGGGTGAAGGGTACGAATTCCACTGGTCGGTACGGCGGTGGCTCGACGGGGAGACCTCGTCGCTCGAGCGGATCTCAGACCTGACGGCGTTCGCTGGTGCTGTCGGGGAGTTCCTGCTGGCGCTGCAGGCGTGCGACGCGACGGGTGGGCCGGTGCCGGGTGGGCACAACTTCCACCGGGGTGGGCCGCCGGCGTACTACGACTCCGAGACCCGTGCGGCGCTGGTCGCCCTGGAGGGCCGGGTCGAGGTGGAGGCCGCTGCCGAGGTCTGGGAAGCCGCGCTGGCGAGCAGTTTCGACGGGCCGCCGGTGTGGTTCCACGGAGACATTGCCTCCGGCAACCTTCTGGTGCGGGACGGGGCGCTGTCGGCGGTGATCGACTTCGGGACGTCGGGGGTCGGGGACCCGGCCTGCGACCTGGTGATCGCGTGGACGATGTTCTCCGGCTCCAGCCGCGAGGCGTTTCGCCGTACGGTGGCTGCTGATTCCGGCACGTGGGCGCGGGCTCGCGGCTGGGCGCTGTGGAAGGCGCTGATCGTGCTCGCCGACGGCCGCGACGAGGAGATCAACCGGCTGGTGATCGACGAGGTGCTCGCCGACCACCAGCTCTCCCTCTAACGAAGAGTGTTGAAGGAGTCCCGGAGGATCTCGATCGCTTCCGTGGTCTCCGGCTCCGTCAGCGTCATCGGCGGGGCCATCCGGAGCACGTTGCCGTAGAGGCCGCCCTTGCCGACGAGCAGGCCGCGGTTCTTCGCCTCCTGCTGGAGCTTGGCCGTGGTCGCCGCGTCCGGCGCGTTGTCGCCGGGCTTGACGATCTCGGCCGCCAGCATCAGGCCCTTGCCGCGGACGTCGCCGAGCTCGGGGAACTCGTCGGCGATCCCCCGCAGCCCGTCGGCCAGCTGCGCGCCGCGCTTGGCGGCGTTGGCCTGCAGGTCGTGGTCGAGCAGGTAGTCGATGGTCGCCTTCGCCGCACTGGTCGAGATCGGGTTGCCACCGAAGGTGGACAGCGAGTTCGCGCTCAGGCTGTCCATCAGCGCGGGCGTCGCCACCACGCCGCCGATCGCGAACCCGTTGCCGAGCCCCTTCGCGAACGTCATCGCGTCCGGTACGACGCCGTGCGCCTGAATGCCCCAGAAGTGCTCGCCGGTGCGGCCCCACCCGGTCTGCACCTCGTCGGAGATCAGCAGGATCCCGTACTCGTCGAGGACCTCCTTGAACGCGGCGTACAGACCGTCCGGCGGCGACGAGAACCCGCCGACGCCCTGGATCGGCTCCACGATCAGGCACGCGACGTCGCCGGCGGTCGTGGTCGCGATCACCTCGCGCAGATCGTCGACGCACGCCTTCACGTAGTCGGCGTCGGGCAGATCGCGGAACGGGCTGCGGTACCGGTACGCGCCCTGCAGGTACTGGACGTTGACCGGCGACAGACTGCTCGCCGACCAGCCGCGGTTACCGGTGATCGCGACCGTGCCGAAGCCGCGGCCGTGGTACGAGTTGCGCATCGCGAGCACCTGGTTCGACCGGCGCTTCTGGGTCGCGAACAGCAGCGCGGCCTCGTTCGCCTCGGTGCCGGAGTTGGTGAAGAACACCTTCGCGTCCGCGATCCCGGACAGCTCGGCGATCTTCTCGGCCAGCTCGATCTGCCGGCGGATCAGGTACACGGTGGAGGTGTGCGCGACGCCGCTGCTCAGCTGCTCGCGGACCGCGTCGGAGATCTCGGCGATGTCGTAGCCGATCGCGTTGGTCAGGATGCCGGCGAAGAAGTCGAGATACTCCTGGCCTTCCCCGTCAGTGACCCGGCGGCCGGACCCCTGGACGATCTCGATCGGCTCCTCGTAGTACAAGGCGAGCCAGTCCGGCATGACGGCCTGGTGACGCTCCCACAGCTCCGCATGTGTCATGTCTTAGCAATACCTCATCTCGGGGTTGACCGACAGTGCCCTAAGGTGCTGCGGTGACCCAGCCCAGCATCCCGCACGTGGACATCGAGTCCCTGGCCCACTTCGACGAGATCCTGGCCGCGGGAGCGACCTCGATGAACGGCTGGCGGGTCCAGGCGGTCGACCTGACGGCCCGTACGACGGAACTGCTGCGCCTGACGCCGATGGGCTCGCTGTTCCTCGGCTGCGCGCTCGAGGAGCCGGCGGCCGCGTGGATCCGGGACGGCGGCGGGCTGCTCTTCCCGGCCATCCCGGAGCTGCCGTTCGACCCGTACCGCGGTGTCCTGTACGACGCCGACCAGCTGTACGCCGGGCTCGACGCCGGCTACGAGGCGACCCCGGACGCGCAGATCTACGCCTGGTCGCGCCAGCACGACGAGAAGGGCGACACCAGCCGGACCCTCGCGGCGGCGCTGCACGACCACTCGATTGCCGACGCCCTGCACGAGCTCCCCGACGGCAAGCCCTGGATCGGCGTGATGGGCGGCCACGGGATCAAGCGCGGCGACCCGATGTACCGGTCGGCGGTCGAGCTCGGCCGCGTGCTGACCCTGGCCGGTCTGACCGTCGCGACCGGCGGCGGCCCGGGCGCGATGGAGGCGGCCAATCTGGGCGCGATGCTGGCGTCGTACGACGTCGCCGCGGTCGACTCGGCGCTGGAGGCGCTGGCCGCCGTACCGTCGTTCCGCCCGTCCATCGCCGCGTGGGCCGCGGCCGGCCTGGCGGTCCGACAGGCGTATCCGGGCGACGGCGGCGTCTCCATCCCGACCTGGTTCTACGGCCACGAGCCGCCGAACGTGTTCGCCTCGTCGATCGCGAAGTACTTCTCCAACGCCCAGCGCGAGGACGTCCTGCTCAGCCGGGCCCGCGGCGGCATCGTCTACCTGCCCGGCGCGGCCGGCACCGTCCAGGAGATCTTCCAGGCCGTCACGCCCAACTACTACGGCGACCCGGCCACCCAGATCCCGATGGTCCTGGTCGGCGTCGAGCACTGGACGGTCAGGCTGCCGGTCTGGCCGCTGCTGCAGTCCCTCGCGGGCGGCCGCCCGATGGAGTCGTCCGTCTACCTGGTCGACTCGGTCGAGGAGGCCACCAAACTCGTCACGGCCTGATCGCGGGTCGGACCAGCGATCAGGCCGGGGACGGGTCAGCGGCGGCGGGCCGGGGCCAGGAACTCTTCGGGACGCAGGGCCCGGCCGACGATCCGGGTGTCGCCGAGCCAGCCGTAGA
The Kribbella italica DNA segment above includes these coding regions:
- a CDS encoding aspartate aminotransferase family protein, whose product is MTHAELWERHQAVMPDWLALYYEEPIEIVQGSGRRVTDGEGQEYLDFFAGILTNAIGYDIAEISDAVREQLSSGVAHTSTVYLIRRQIELAEKIAELSGIADAKVFFTNSGTEANEAALLFATQKRRSNQVLAMRNSYHGRGFGTVAITGNRGWSASSLSPVNVQYLQGAYRYRSPFRDLPDADYVKACVDDLREVIATTTAGDVACLIVEPIQGVGGFSSPPDGLYAAFKEVLDEYGILLISDEVQTGWGRTGEHFWGIQAHGVVPDAMTFAKGLGNGFAIGGVVATPALMDSLSANSLSTFGGNPISTSAAKATIDYLLDHDLQANAAKRGAQLADGLRGIADEFPELGDVRGKGLMLAAEIVKPGDNAPDAATTAKLQQEAKNRGLLVGKGGLYGNVLRMAPPMTLTEPETTEAIEILRDSFNTLR
- a CDS encoding aminoglycoside phosphotransferase family protein, yielding MATDGRGGIDAGLVRRLVKAQFPQWAELPVEPVKVDGWDNRTYRLGSTMTVRLPSAAAYAGAVGKENEWIPRLAPYLPVPVPEVLGNGVPGEGYEFHWSVRRWLDGETSSLERISDLTAFAGAVGEFLLALQACDATGGPVPGGHNFHRGGPPAYYDSETRAALVALEGRVEVEAAAEVWEAALASSFDGPPVWFHGDIASGNLLVRDGALSAVIDFGTSGVGDPACDLVIAWTMFSGSSREAFRRTVAADSGTWARARGWALWKALIVLADGRDEEINRLVIDEVLADHQLSL
- a CDS encoding LOG family protein; translation: MTQPSIPHVDIESLAHFDEILAAGATSMNGWRVQAVDLTARTTELLRLTPMGSLFLGCALEEPAAAWIRDGGGLLFPAIPELPFDPYRGVLYDADQLYAGLDAGYEATPDAQIYAWSRQHDEKGDTSRTLAAALHDHSIADALHELPDGKPWIGVMGGHGIKRGDPMYRSAVELGRVLTLAGLTVATGGGPGAMEAANLGAMLASYDVAAVDSALEALAAVPSFRPSIAAWAAAGLAVRQAYPGDGGVSIPTWFYGHEPPNVFASSIAKYFSNAQREDVLLSRARGGIVYLPGAAGTVQEIFQAVTPNYYGDPATQIPMVLVGVEHWTVRLPVWPLLQSLAGGRPMESSVYLVDSVEEATKLVTA